The following proteins are co-located in the Seriola aureovittata isolate HTS-2021-v1 ecotype China chromosome 7, ASM2101889v1, whole genome shotgun sequence genome:
- the tnfb gene encoding tumor necrosis factor b (TNF superfamily, member 2) isoform X1 has translation MVDYTTAPSHVELALEDRTVILVEKKSSTEWIWKVLGALLIVALCLGGVLLFAWHWNGPEMMIQSGQTEALIETDSGEKTDPHYTLKRISSKAKAAIHLEGSYDDEDKSSKAALEWKNGQGQAFAQGGFLLADNQIVIPRTGLYFVYSQASFRVSCSDGEEDEAGKRFMPLSHRIWRYSDSLGGKASLMSAVRSACQTTAQEEDSYRDGRNWYNAIYLGAVFQLNKGDKLWTETNQLSELDTDEGKTFFGVFAL, from the exons ATGGTGGACTACACAACCGCACCGAGCCACGTGGAGTTGGCACTCGAGGACAGGACGGTGATTTTGGTAGAGAAGAAGTCATCTACAGAGTGGATATGGAAGGTGTTGGGGGCTCTTCTCATTGTGGCCCTTTGTTTGGGAGGTGTCCTGCTGTTTGCTTGGCACTGGAATGGGCCAGAAATGATG ATACAGTCAGGACAAACAGAAGCACTAATCGAGACGGACTCTGGTGAGAAAACAG ATCCCCACTACACGCTGAAGCGAATCAGCAGCAAAGCCAAGGCAGCCATCCATTTAGAAG GTAGCTACGATGACGAGGACAAGAGCTCGAAAGCGGCGCTGGAGTGGAAGAACGGTCAGGGCCAGGCGTTCGCTCAGGGCGGCTTCCTGCTGGCCGACAACCAGATCGTCATCCCGCGAACCGGCCTCTACTTCGTCTACAGCCAGGCGTCGTTCAGAGTCTCCTGCAGCGATGGCGAGGAGGACGAGGCGGGAAAACGCTTCATGCCTCTCAGCCACAGGATCTGGCGGTACTCAGACTCCTTGGGCGGCAAAGCGTCTCTGATGAGCGCGGTGAGGTCGGCGTGCCAAACCACCGCCCAGGAGGAGGACAGTTACAGGGACGGACGGAACTGGTACAACGCCATTTATCTGGGTGCAGTGTTTCAGCTGAATAAAGGAGACAAACTGTGGACGGAAACCAACCAGCTATCAGAGCTGGACACCGACGAGGGCAAGACTTTCTTTGGTGTGTTTGCACTTTAA
- the tnfb gene encoding tumor necrosis factor b (TNF superfamily, member 2) isoform X2 translates to MVDYTTAPSHVELALEDRTVILVEKKSSTEWIWKVLGALLIVALCLGGVLLFAWHWNGPEMMIQSGQTEALIETDSDPHYTLKRISSKAKAAIHLEGSYDDEDKSSKAALEWKNGQGQAFAQGGFLLADNQIVIPRTGLYFVYSQASFRVSCSDGEEDEAGKRFMPLSHRIWRYSDSLGGKASLMSAVRSACQTTAQEEDSYRDGRNWYNAIYLGAVFQLNKGDKLWTETNQLSELDTDEGKTFFGVFAL, encoded by the exons ATGGTGGACTACACAACCGCACCGAGCCACGTGGAGTTGGCACTCGAGGACAGGACGGTGATTTTGGTAGAGAAGAAGTCATCTACAGAGTGGATATGGAAGGTGTTGGGGGCTCTTCTCATTGTGGCCCTTTGTTTGGGAGGTGTCCTGCTGTTTGCTTGGCACTGGAATGGGCCAGAAATGATG ATACAGTCAGGACAAACAGAAGCACTAATCGAGACGGACTCTG ATCCCCACTACACGCTGAAGCGAATCAGCAGCAAAGCCAAGGCAGCCATCCATTTAGAAG GTAGCTACGATGACGAGGACAAGAGCTCGAAAGCGGCGCTGGAGTGGAAGAACGGTCAGGGCCAGGCGTTCGCTCAGGGCGGCTTCCTGCTGGCCGACAACCAGATCGTCATCCCGCGAACCGGCCTCTACTTCGTCTACAGCCAGGCGTCGTTCAGAGTCTCCTGCAGCGATGGCGAGGAGGACGAGGCGGGAAAACGCTTCATGCCTCTCAGCCACAGGATCTGGCGGTACTCAGACTCCTTGGGCGGCAAAGCGTCTCTGATGAGCGCGGTGAGGTCGGCGTGCCAAACCACCGCCCAGGAGGAGGACAGTTACAGGGACGGACGGAACTGGTACAACGCCATTTATCTGGGTGCAGTGTTTCAGCTGAATAAAGGAGACAAACTGTGGACGGAAACCAACCAGCTATCAGAGCTGGACACCGACGAGGGCAAGACTTTCTTTGGTGTGTTTGCACTTTAA